A genomic window from Natrinema sp. HArc-T2 includes:
- a CDS encoding methionine adenosyltransferase, whose protein sequence is MSERNIRIESIDRQAVEDQEVEIVERKGIGHPDSICDGIAESVAGALAREYLDRVGEVLHFNTDETQLVAGEAAPAFGGGEVVDPIYLLIVGRATKHYDGQAIPAETIALRAAREYLESEIPQLTVGEDIVVDVKLGEGSGDLQEVFGEDEVSVPMANDTSFGVGHAPLTETEQIVLEAERRLNGEYADANPELGPDVKIMGKREGDTIDVTVAAAMVDEYIADMDAYVEAVESVREFVEDVAREHTDREVNVHVNTADDYEEGSIYLTVTGTSAEQGDDGSVGRGNRANGLITPNRSMSMEATSGKNPVNHIGKIYNLLSTEIAESVVSEVDGIRDLRVRLLSQIGRPIDQPHVADVHLVTDDGVAVSDVDADVEAIVDRELADVTEITRSVIEGELTTF, encoded by the coding sequence ATGAGCGAGCGGAACATTCGGATCGAATCTATCGACCGGCAAGCGGTCGAAGACCAGGAGGTCGAAATCGTCGAACGAAAGGGAATCGGCCACCCCGACTCCATCTGTGACGGGATCGCCGAGAGCGTCGCCGGGGCGCTCGCACGCGAGTACCTCGACCGCGTCGGCGAAGTGCTGCACTTCAACACCGACGAAACACAACTCGTTGCAGGCGAAGCCGCACCCGCTTTCGGCGGCGGCGAGGTCGTCGACCCCATCTATCTCCTGATCGTCGGTCGTGCGACCAAACACTACGACGGCCAGGCCATCCCAGCCGAGACCATCGCGCTGCGAGCCGCCCGCGAGTACCTCGAGTCCGAGATTCCGCAACTAACGGTCGGCGAAGACATCGTCGTCGACGTCAAACTCGGCGAAGGCAGCGGCGACCTGCAGGAGGTCTTCGGTGAGGACGAAGTGAGCGTCCCGATGGCCAACGACACGAGTTTCGGCGTCGGCCACGCGCCGCTGACCGAAACCGAACAGATCGTCCTCGAGGCCGAGCGCCGGCTGAACGGCGAGTACGCCGACGCAAACCCAGAGCTCGGCCCCGACGTGAAGATCATGGGCAAACGCGAGGGCGACACGATCGACGTCACTGTCGCCGCGGCGATGGTCGACGAGTACATCGCGGACATGGACGCCTACGTCGAGGCCGTCGAGTCCGTTCGGGAGTTCGTCGAGGACGTTGCCCGCGAACACACCGACCGCGAGGTTAACGTCCACGTCAATACGGCTGACGACTACGAGGAGGGCTCGATCTACCTGACGGTTACCGGCACATCCGCCGAGCAGGGCGACGACGGCTCCGTCGGCCGGGGCAACCGTGCGAACGGACTCATCACGCCCAACCGCTCGATGTCGATGGAGGCGACCAGCGGAAAGAACCCGGTCAACCACATCGGGAAGATCTACAACCTCCTCTCGACGGAGATCGCCGAAAGCGTCGTGAGCGAGGTCGACGGCATCCGCGACCTGCGCGTCCGACTGCTCTCCCAGATCGGTCGGCCGATCGACCAGCCCCACGTCGCCGACGTCCACCTTGTTACTGACGACGGTGTTGCGGTCTCCGACGTCGACGCCGATGTCGAAGCGATCGTCGACCGGGAACTCGCCGACGTCACCGAGATCACGCGCAGTGTGATCGAGGGCGAACTCACAACGTTCTAA
- the pyrB gene encoding aspartate carbamoyltransferase, with translation MRHDHLITSKQFSRADIETILDYAAEIDDDPSAVADRHAGTLLGLLFFEPSTRTKMSFETAMKRLGGDVVDMGSIESSSVKKGETLADTVRVIEGYADALVLRHPKEGSATMASEFVDVPLVNAGDGAGQHPTQTMLDLYTIRENAGLDDLTIGIMGDLKYGRTVHSLAYALTNFDAHQHFISPESLQLPREVVYDLHQQDAPGIREHDSLEEILPSLDVLYVTRIQRERFPDENEYQKVAGEYQIDAETLEAASDDLTIMHPLPRVDEIAPEIDETEHAAYFEQAHNGVPVRMALLDLLLSDEAVLGGDDDE, from the coding sequence ATGCGCCACGATCACCTCATCACGAGCAAACAATTCTCGCGGGCGGACATCGAGACCATCCTCGATTACGCGGCCGAGATCGACGACGACCCGTCGGCCGTCGCCGACCGCCACGCTGGAACGTTGCTCGGACTGCTCTTTTTCGAGCCGAGCACGCGGACGAAGATGAGCTTCGAGACCGCGATGAAACGCCTCGGCGGCGACGTCGTCGACATGGGCTCGATCGAGTCCTCGAGCGTCAAGAAGGGGGAAACGCTCGCAGACACCGTCCGCGTTATCGAGGGGTACGCCGACGCGCTGGTCTTGCGCCATCCCAAGGAGGGCTCGGCCACGATGGCCAGCGAGTTCGTCGACGTCCCACTGGTCAACGCGGGAGACGGGGCGGGCCAGCATCCGACACAGACGATGCTCGATCTCTACACGATCCGGGAAAACGCCGGTCTGGACGATCTGACGATCGGCATCATGGGCGACCTGAAATACGGTCGGACCGTTCACTCGCTGGCCTACGCGCTGACGAACTTCGACGCTCACCAGCACTTCATCAGCCCGGAGAGCCTGCAGTTGCCTCGCGAGGTCGTCTACGACCTCCACCAGCAGGACGCGCCGGGGATCCGCGAACACGACTCCTTAGAGGAGATCCTGCCCTCGCTGGACGTCCTCTATGTCACACGGATCCAGCGCGAACGGTTCCCCGACGAAAACGAGTACCAGAAAGTCGCCGGCGAGTACCAGATCGACGCCGAGACGCTCGAGGCCGCGAGCGACGACCTGACGATCATGCACCCGCTGCCTCGCGTCGACGAGATCGCCCCCGAGATCGACGAGACCGAGCACGCGGCGTACTTCGAGCAGGCCCACAACGGGGTGCCGGTCCGGATGGCCCTGCTAGATCTGCTCTTAAGCGACGAGGCGGTACTCGGCGGTGATGACGATGAGTGA
- the mobB gene encoding molybdopterin-guanine dinucleotide biosynthesis protein B, whose translation MERETRLRAVCLVGSSDAGKTTLVERLVPRLAADGRVATIKSIHHDIEVDTPGTDTHRHRTAGAETVVGITPTTTFEVTTHGKRDPPDSDGAALLESDDPEIQALSRTLERLARRGYDTVLVEGFSQSPLPTILVGDREATAVSGPVVGYGDDAIDDLVVAIQALEGVERSDGKEV comes from the coding sequence ATGGAACGGGAGACGAGACTGCGGGCCGTCTGTCTGGTTGGCTCGAGCGACGCCGGGAAGACGACGCTCGTCGAGCGGCTGGTGCCTCGGCTGGCCGCCGACGGTCGCGTCGCGACGATCAAGTCGATCCATCACGATATCGAAGTCGACACGCCGGGAACCGATACCCACCGCCATCGAACTGCGGGTGCCGAGACCGTCGTCGGAATCACGCCGACGACGACGTTCGAGGTGACGACACACGGAAAACGCGATCCGCCGGATTCCGACGGCGCTGCCCTCCTCGAGTCCGACGACCCCGAGATACAGGCGCTTTCGCGGACCCTCGAGCGTCTCGCACGTCGCGGCTACGACACCGTCCTCGTCGAGGGCTTCTCGCAGTCGCCGCTCCCGACTATCCTCGTCGGTGACCGGGAGGCGACTGCGGTCAGTGGTCCCGTCGTCGGGTACGGCGACGACGCGATCGACGACCTCGTCGTGGCGATTCAGGCGCTCGAGGGAGTCGAGCGATCCGACGGGAAAGAGGTGTGA
- the pyrI gene encoding aspartate carbamoyltransferase regulatory subunit — MSDDHDHHDGNDEHELRVSKIRDGTVIDHVRGGQALNVLAILGIDGSDGEEVSVGMNVPSDRLARKDIVKVEGRELSQDEVDVLSLIAPDATINIVRNFDVVEKHRVERPDVVEGVLSCPNAGCITTSGEPVTSRFTVLEDGVRCDYCGTIVREEIASLIDT, encoded by the coding sequence ATGAGTGACGATCACGACCACCACGACGGCAACGACGAGCACGAACTGCGGGTCAGCAAGATCCGCGACGGGACCGTGATCGACCACGTCCGCGGCGGACAGGCGCTGAACGTCCTTGCAATCCTCGGCATCGACGGCAGCGACGGTGAGGAGGTCTCGGTCGGGATGAACGTCCCCTCCGACCGGCTCGCGCGCAAGGACATCGTCAAGGTCGAAGGCCGCGAGTTGAGCCAGGACGAAGTCGATGTCCTCTCGCTGATCGCGCCAGACGCGACGATCAACATCGTCCGGAACTTCGACGTCGTCGAGAAACACCGCGTCGAACGACCAGACGTCGTCGAAGGCGTGCTCTCCTGTCCCAACGCCGGCTGTATCACGACGAGTGGCGAACCCGTCACCTCTCGGTTTACGGTTCTCGAGGACGGCGTCCGCTGTGACTACTGTGGGACGATCGTCCGCGAGGAGATCGCGTCGCTGATCGACACCTGA
- a CDS encoding DHH family phosphoesterase produces MSTGVTISSISDYAILGCGSVGYAVAEELVEQGKDVSIIDRDESRVESLRDQDLDARTADIRDEEIADLVADRDVVLILASDVESNKQALEHIREADDDQFVVARASDPVSGDELSELGADIVINPSSVIAESALRALESGELEYNASQLASIVEETSTRLAIVTQDSPDPDSIASAAALQAIADHLGIDSDIIYLGDVGHQENRAFVNLLGIDLVQWDEIEDHSVYDTVALVDHGTAGDMELPVDIVIDHHESETEEGVEPDFVDIRPNMSSTSTIMTKYIQEFDMNVSEEVATALLYGIRAETLDFKRDTTPADLTAAAYLYPFANHDTLEQVESPSMSPETLDVLAEAITNRDVQGSHLISNAGIVRDREALTQAASHLLNLEGVTTTAVFGIADETIFLAGRSKDIRINIGKVLEDAYGEIGETAGHSTQASAEIPLGIFTGIEISDGTRDTLLELTEEAVKRTLFDAMGVEGSSEGSNGN; encoded by the coding sequence ATGAGTACGGGGGTTACGATTTCGTCGATTTCTGATTACGCTATCTTGGGCTGTGGCAGCGTCGGGTATGCCGTCGCGGAGGAACTCGTCGAACAGGGCAAAGACGTCTCCATCATCGATCGCGACGAGAGCCGCGTCGAATCGCTCCGCGATCAGGATCTGGATGCTCGAACTGCCGACATCCGCGATGAGGAGATCGCCGACTTGGTCGCCGACCGCGATGTCGTCCTGATCCTCGCGTCGGACGTCGAATCGAACAAACAGGCCCTCGAGCACATCCGCGAGGCAGACGACGACCAGTTCGTCGTCGCCCGCGCGAGCGATCCCGTCTCCGGCGACGAACTCTCCGAGCTCGGAGCCGATATCGTCATCAACCCCTCTTCGGTCATCGCCGAGTCCGCGCTACGAGCGCTCGAGTCCGGCGAACTCGAGTACAACGCGAGCCAGCTCGCCAGCATCGTCGAGGAGACGTCGACGCGACTGGCGATCGTCACGCAGGACAGTCCGGATCCCGACTCGATCGCCAGCGCGGCGGCACTGCAGGCGATCGCCGACCATCTGGGGATCGACTCCGACATCATCTATCTGGGCGATGTCGGCCACCAAGAGAACCGCGCGTTCGTCAACCTGCTGGGGATCGACCTCGTCCAGTGGGACGAGATCGAGGATCATTCGGTCTACGACACCGTCGCCTTAGTCGATCACGGGACCGCAGGCGACATGGAACTGCCCGTCGACATCGTCATCGATCACCACGAGTCGGAGACCGAGGAGGGCGTCGAACCCGACTTCGTCGACATCCGGCCGAACATGTCCTCGACGTCGACGATCATGACGAAGTACATCCAGGAGTTCGATATGAACGTCTCCGAGGAGGTCGCGACGGCATTGCTCTACGGCATCCGCGCGGAGACCCTGGATTTCAAACGCGATACGACCCCCGCCGATCTGACCGCCGCGGCCTATCTCTATCCGTTCGCGAACCACGACACCTTAGAGCAGGTCGAATCGCCGTCGATGTCCCCCGAGACGCTGGACGTACTCGCGGAAGCGATTACGAATCGCGACGTCCAGGGCAGCCATCTCATCTCCAACGCCGGCATCGTCCGCGACCGCGAGGCACTGACCCAAGCCGCCAGCCATCTCTTAAATCTCGAGGGTGTGACCACCACGGCGGTCTTCGGCATCGCCGACGAGACGATCTTCCTCGCCGGTCGCTCGAAGGACATCCGCATCAACATCGGCAAAGTCCTCGAGGATGCCTACGGCGAGATCGGCGAGACCGCCGGCCACTCCACGCAGGCCAGCGCAGAGATTCCGCTGGGTATTTTCACCGGTATCGAAATTTCGGATGGCACGCGGGATACGTTACTCGAGTTGACCGAAGAGGCGGTCAAACGGACGCTGTTCGACGCGATGGGCGTCGAGGGAAGTAGCGAAGGCTCGAACGGCAACTAG
- a CDS encoding helix-turn-helix domain-containing protein — translation MTSIADIEIQADGTGTGELFDAVPSLTCEMERVIASSGHGLWLSGPSQSAVEDALEEATAIGTYTQISSDEDRWLYDIEFEPDTVDPFEFVLEEGGTVLSASASNGTWLLSVRVVDRESVSTLYDRLDDADVTPTIVRLFDLEAEAHSQCGLTARQYETLVAAIDHGYFEIPREVSMQELSEELDISHQALSERLRRAYRALVTSELNVTEEETAAPPIPTN, via the coding sequence ATGACTTCCATTGCAGACATCGAGATTCAGGCCGACGGCACTGGCACCGGCGAGCTATTCGACGCCGTTCCGTCGCTCACGTGCGAGATGGAGCGGGTGATCGCCTCGAGCGGCCACGGGCTCTGGCTGTCCGGCCCGTCCCAGTCGGCCGTCGAGGATGCGCTCGAGGAGGCGACCGCGATCGGGACGTACACGCAGATCAGCAGCGACGAGGACCGCTGGCTGTACGACATCGAGTTCGAACCGGACACCGTCGATCCTTTCGAGTTCGTCCTCGAGGAGGGCGGGACGGTGCTGAGCGCATCGGCCTCGAACGGCACGTGGTTGCTCAGTGTCCGCGTCGTTGACCGCGAGAGCGTGAGCACGCTGTACGACCGCCTCGACGACGCCGACGTTACCCCGACGATCGTCCGGCTGTTCGACCTAGAAGCGGAGGCACACTCCCAGTGTGGGCTGACGGCCCGCCAGTACGAGACGCTGGTCGCAGCGATCGACCACGGCTACTTCGAGATTCCACGCGAAGTCTCGATGCAGGAGCTCTCCGAGGAGCTTGATATCTCCCATCAGGCCCTCTCCGAGCGTCTGCGCCGTGCCTATCGCGCACTCGTCACGTCCGAACTCAACGTGACCGAAGAAGAGACTGCCGCACCGCCGATCCCAACGAACTAA
- a CDS encoding enoyl-CoA hydratase/isomerase family protein, which produces MKTHHDDGVLRLTFDRPDTRNAITTETATDLADAIDAATPAECDAIVITGAGDAFSAGGDLEALAEFPGSSQAAYEQVTETFGRVVEAMLACPVPIVAKVNGDAIGAGLSIVALADLAVAAADARFSCAFVRLGLLPDTGGTVMLPHIIGLRATKRLAFTGEFIDADRAADLELVNEAVPADELDDRVADIVAQLARGPTATIGLMKQAIHENLGRSWDDGLDYENLLQAQARTSEAHEEGVTAFLEEREPAFE; this is translated from the coding sequence ATGAAAACTCATCACGATGATGGCGTGTTGCGACTGACGTTCGACCGGCCAGACACGCGCAACGCGATCACGACCGAGACGGCAACCGACCTGGCTGACGCCATCGACGCTGCCACGCCCGCGGAGTGCGACGCGATCGTCATCACCGGTGCGGGCGACGCATTCAGCGCCGGTGGCGATCTCGAGGCACTCGCCGAGTTCCCCGGGTCGTCACAGGCGGCCTACGAACAGGTCACAGAGACGTTCGGCCGCGTCGTCGAGGCGATGCTCGCGTGTCCCGTCCCAATCGTCGCGAAGGTAAACGGCGATGCTATCGGCGCGGGACTGTCGATCGTCGCGCTCGCGGACCTCGCGGTTGCCGCCGCCGATGCGCGATTTTCCTGTGCGTTCGTCAGGCTCGGGCTGCTCCCTGACACTGGCGGCACCGTCATGCTCCCCCACATCATCGGACTGCGTGCCACCAAGCGCCTCGCGTTTACCGGCGAGTTCATCGACGCCGACCGAGCGGCTGATCTCGAGTTAGTCAACGAGGCGGTCCCTGCCGACGAACTCGACGACCGGGTCGCGGACATCGTCGCACAGCTTGCGCGCGGCCCGACTGCGACCATCGGGTTGATGAAACAGGCCATTCACGAGAACCTGGGTCGATCGTGGGACGACGGGCTGGACTACGAGAACCTGCTACAGGCACAGGCCCGTACGTCTGAGGCCCACGAAGAAGGCGTTACCGCGTTTCTCGAGGAGCGAGAGCCAGCCTTCGAGTAG
- a CDS encoding RAD55 family ATPase yields the protein MVGRLDTGISVLDRKLDGGLPPGCLVAFAAEPASQSELLLYELTAARGTLYLSTERTDDAVRHAIETSPSSVGSPTVRHVASDTPLEEATQLIGALPDGANLIIDTMDVLERTDTDDYVAFLNDLKSTMLETGSIAMLHCLKGRNEPANRTRTFHAVDAVFDLRTEIAGTELENYLTIPKFRGGSQPTDAIKLELTEEVAIDTSRDIA from the coding sequence ATGGTCGGTCGGCTGGACACCGGAATCAGCGTGCTCGATCGCAAACTCGACGGTGGACTGCCGCCGGGGTGTCTCGTCGCGTTTGCTGCTGAGCCAGCTAGCCAGTCCGAACTCCTCCTCTACGAGCTCACGGCCGCGCGCGGAACACTGTATCTTTCGACCGAACGCACCGACGACGCCGTCCGCCACGCGATCGAGACCTCACCGTCCTCGGTCGGCAGTCCCACGGTCAGACACGTCGCGAGTGACACGCCCCTCGAGGAGGCAACGCAGCTTATCGGCGCACTCCCCGACGGTGCCAACCTCATCATCGACACGATGGACGTCTTAGAGCGGACCGACACGGACGACTACGTCGCCTTTCTCAACGATCTCAAATCCACGATGCTCGAGACCGGTAGCATCGCCATGCTCCACTGTCTGAAAGGCCGCAACGAGCCCGCGAACCGAACGCGAACCTTCCACGCCGTCGATGCCGTCTTCGATCTCCGGACCGAGATCGCCGGCACCGAACTCGAGAATTACCTCACGATCCCCAAGTTCCGCGGCGGCAGCCAGCCGACCGACGCGATCAAACTCGAGTTGACCGAGGAAGTGGCGATCGACACGAGCCGCGACATCGCGTAA
- a CDS encoding phosphotransacetylase family protein, whose amino-acid sequence MTDTDSDPTPTDADRETTTETDSTSSATEAVDDTDTLLVSSLAESTGKTAITLALARLAQSAGDSVGYMKPKGTRLQSNVGKTLDEDPLLARELLELEAEIHDLEPVVYSPTFIEQVIRGRETPDELRERVQDAFTTLAADHDRMFVEGGGRYDIGQLVDLTDADIADLFDARVLLVASYEIPGDIDDVLAAAEQFGDRLAGVVFNDVPDAAYDQLETDVVPFLEGQGIPVHGVLPSERELSGVTVTDLADELGATMLVDEGQDSYVERFSVGAMGADSALRRFRRTKDAAVITGGDRAEIHTAALEAPGVRCLILTGGHRPSGTILGQASDKGVPILSVQTDTLATVERAEDVIRSGRTRDAETVDRMEQLLSDHAAVDSILG is encoded by the coding sequence ATGACCGACACCGATTCAGACCCCACTCCCACGGATGCCGATCGCGAGACGACTACTGAAACCGACAGCACGTCCAGTGCCACCGAGGCGGTTGACGACACTGACACGCTCCTCGTGAGTTCGCTCGCAGAGAGCACCGGCAAGACGGCCATCACGCTGGCACTCGCCCGGCTCGCCCAGAGCGCGGGCGACAGCGTCGGCTACATGAAACCCAAAGGCACCCGACTCCAGAGCAACGTTGGCAAGACCTTAGACGAGGACCCGCTGCTCGCACGCGAACTGCTCGAATTGGAGGCGGAGATCCACGACCTCGAGCCGGTCGTCTACTCCCCGACGTTCATCGAGCAGGTGATCCGCGGTCGCGAGACGCCGGACGAACTTCGCGAGCGCGTCCAGGACGCGTTCACGACGCTCGCGGCGGACCACGATCGGATGTTCGTCGAGGGCGGCGGTCGGTACGATATCGGCCAACTCGTCGATCTCACCGACGCCGACATCGCGGACCTGTTCGACGCCCGCGTCCTGCTGGTCGCCTCGTACGAAATTCCGGGAGACATCGACGACGTGCTCGCCGCTGCCGAGCAGTTCGGCGACCGGCTTGCCGGCGTCGTCTTCAACGACGTCCCCGACGCAGCCTACGACCAACTCGAGACCGACGTGGTTCCGTTTCTCGAGGGACAGGGGATTCCGGTCCACGGCGTCCTCCCGAGCGAACGAGAGTTGTCGGGTGTTACCGTCACCGACCTCGCAGACGAACTCGGCGCGACGATGCTCGTCGACGAGGGACAGGACAGCTACGTCGAGCGATTCTCAGTCGGGGCGATGGGAGCCGACAGCGCCCTGCGACGCTTCCGTCGGACGAAAGACGCCGCCGTCATCACCGGCGGTGACCGAGCCGAAATTCATACCGCCGCGCTCGAGGCACCCGGCGTCCGCTGTCTCATCCTGACCGGTGGCCACCGCCCGTCGGGAACGATCCTCGGGCAGGCAAGCGACAAAGGCGTCCCCATCCTCTCCGTGCAGACGGACACGCTCGCGACCGTCGAGCGTGCAGAGGACGTGATTCGAAGCGGTCGGACGCGAGATGCGGAGACGGTCGACCGAATGGAGCAGTTACTGTCCGATCACGCAGCCGTCGACTCGATTCTGGGGTAG
- a CDS encoding MBL fold metallo-hydrolase: MQVDYEGLTFERLGHASVRLETTDGTTIYIDPWSEVLEDEPGDGDVIFVTHDDFDHYDPTAIAAVSGPDATVAAYEAIDTDELAVDVVDLPYEGETTVAGIDVQTIPAYNDPDGTHVDDDGEPFHADGEVIGLRLALEGTTVCFPSDTDFLSHHESIAADVFVPPIGGHFTMNRAEAADFARSVDAGLVLPVHYDTFEPIETDAEAFAADLEADGIRVELF, translated from the coding sequence ATGCAAGTCGACTACGAAGGACTCACGTTCGAGCGCCTCGGCCACGCAAGCGTTCGCCTCGAGACCACGGACGGAACGACCATCTATATCGATCCGTGGAGCGAGGTACTCGAGGACGAACCGGGAGACGGCGACGTGATTTTCGTCACCCACGACGATTTCGACCACTACGATCCGACGGCGATCGCAGCCGTGTCGGGGCCGGACGCTACCGTTGCGGCCTACGAGGCGATCGACACCGACGAGTTAGCGGTCGATGTCGTCGACCTCCCGTACGAGGGCGAGACGACCGTCGCGGGAATCGACGTGCAGACGATCCCTGCCTACAACGATCCCGACGGGACCCACGTCGACGACGACGGCGAGCCGTTCCACGCCGACGGCGAGGTAATCGGCCTTCGGCTGGCGCTCGAGGGAACGACCGTTTGCTTCCCGTCGGATACGGACTTCCTCTCCCATCACGAGTCGATTGCGGCGGACGTGTTCGTCCCGCCGATCGGCGGTCACTTCACGATGAACCGCGCCGAGGCCGCCGACTTCGCCCGGAGCGTCGACGCCGGGCTGGTGTTGCCCGTGCACTACGATACGTTCGAGCCGATCGAGACCGACGCCGAGGCGTTCGCGGCCGATCTCGAGGCCGACGGCATCCGCGTCGAACTGTTTTGA
- a CDS encoding peptidylprolyl isomerase, which produces MTEDQEAELDEQADDVDEEVAEEAADEADGLQEGDFVELEYTAYTVEDEQLVDTTDPEVAEEEGVDDQGQEFKPRTIVLGEGHIFEGVEDALVGSEPGDSGSVTIPAEDAFGEYDPDDVQTVSAEKIDEDDRYPGANVQIDGQQGYISTIIGGRARVDFNHPLAGDDVEYEYEVLDVVDDREQQAAGLFEMYLGMEPELWIETDEVEEEVPVEPDEDDEDAEPEFETETVEKETLYLESTPQMTMNQQWMMGKQQIGQDIIEKVGVDRVIVQEVIDGMGGMGMGGMMGGMGGMGGGDIEEALEDADVDADEIVEELEGAEE; this is translated from the coding sequence ATGACTGAGGATCAAGAGGCCGAGCTAGACGAGCAGGCCGATGACGTCGACGAAGAAGTAGCCGAGGAAGCCGCCGACGAAGCCGACGGGCTTCAGGAAGGCGACTTCGTCGAACTCGAGTACACCGCCTACACCGTCGAGGACGAGCAGCTGGTCGACACGACCGACCCCGAGGTCGCCGAGGAAGAAGGTGTCGACGATCAGGGTCAGGAGTTCAAGCCACGAACGATCGTGCTGGGCGAGGGCCATATCTTCGAGGGCGTCGAGGACGCACTCGTCGGCTCCGAACCCGGCGACTCCGGCAGCGTGACGATCCCCGCCGAGGACGCCTTCGGCGAGTACGACCCCGACGACGTCCAGACCGTCAGCGCCGAGAAGATCGACGAGGACGACCGCTACCCCGGTGCGAACGTGCAGATCGACGGCCAGCAGGGCTACATCAGCACGATCATCGGCGGTCGCGCTCGCGTCGACTTCAACCACCCGCTGGCCGGTGACGATGTCGAGTACGAGTACGAGGTCCTCGACGTGGTCGACGACCGCGAACAGCAGGCCGCCGGTCTCTTCGAGATGTACCTCGGGATGGAGCCCGAACTCTGGATCGAGACGGACGAAGTCGAAGAAGAGGTCCCCGTCGAGCCCGACGAAGATGACGAGGACGCCGAACCCGAATTCGAGACCGAAACCGTCGAGAAGGAGACGCTCTACCTCGAGTCCACGCCCCAGATGACGATGAACCAGCAGTGGATGATGGGCAAACAGCAGATCGGCCAGGACATCATCGAGAAGGTCGGTGTCGACCGCGTCATCGTCCAGGAAGTCATCGACGGCATGGGTGGCATGGGCATGGGCGGTATGATGGGCGGCATGGGCGGTATGGGCGGCGGCGACATCGAGGAGGCCCTCGAGGACGCCGACGTCGATGCCGACGAGATCGTCGAAGAGCTCGAAGGCGCAGAGGAGTAA
- a CDS encoding PRC-barrel domain-containing protein, producing the protein MDDTPQEITSLVGREVYSNNGVFVGEVEDLRLNIDGEVVSGLALANLNSELFAEEARSGQGIIVPYRWVRSVGDIILINDVVERVREPDDEEDELLV; encoded by the coding sequence ATGGACGACACACCCCAAGAGATCACCTCTCTCGTCGGTCGCGAGGTCTACTCGAACAACGGCGTCTTCGTCGGCGAAGTCGAGGATCTCAGACTGAACATCGACGGCGAGGTCGTCTCCGGACTCGCACTCGCAAACTTAAACAGCGAACTGTTCGCCGAAGAAGCCCGCAGCGGGCAGGGCATCATCGTTCCCTACCGCTGGGTCCGCTCTGTCGGCGACATCATCCTGATCAACGATGTCGTCGAGCGCGTCCGTGAACCCGACGACGAAGAAGACGAACTGCTCGTTTAG
- the cyaB gene encoding class IV adenylate cyclase, whose translation MYEVEVKVPAELAAVRDRLEALEATRVGSVVQADTYYNAPHRDFAETDEALRIRSERPADGAEETHVTYKGPLVDEETKTREEFETGIEDDKTIDAILTSLGFEPTATVRKDRERFSLGGYTVTLDSVDDVGEYVEVETEVADESDLETAREGAYDILERLELDPDDQIRTSYLGLLLES comes from the coding sequence ATGTACGAGGTCGAAGTGAAGGTCCCCGCCGAGCTCGCGGCCGTCCGTGACCGCCTCGAGGCGCTCGAGGCGACGCGGGTGGGCTCGGTCGTGCAGGCGGACACCTACTACAACGCGCCACATCGCGATTTCGCCGAGACCGACGAGGCGTTGCGGATTCGCTCGGAGCGCCCCGCCGACGGTGCCGAGGAAACCCACGTCACCTACAAGGGTCCCCTCGTCGACGAAGAGACGAAGACCCGTGAGGAGTTCGAAACCGGGATCGAAGACGACAAGACGATCGATGCCATCCTGACGAGTCTCGGCTTCGAACCCACCGCGACCGTGCGCAAGGACCGCGAACGGTTCTCGCTCGGTGGGTACACCGTCACCCTCGATTCAGTCGACGACGTCGGCGAGTACGTCGAGGTCGAGACCGAGGTCGCGGACGAATCAGACCTCGAGACCGCCCGTGAGGGTGCCTACGACATCCTCGAGCGGCTGGAACTCGATCCCGACGACCAGATTCGGACCTCGTATCTGGGACTGCTGCTCGAGTCCTGA